One part of the Brienomyrus brachyistius isolate T26 unplaced genomic scaffold, BBRACH_0.4 scaffold567, whole genome shotgun sequence genome encodes these proteins:
- the LOC125729203 gene encoding uncharacterized protein LOC125729203 isoform X3 → MAGAEKCLQSSDISCSENKNYCYICGKPQSKISRHLKTHLTEVEVAEALSFPKRSKERKRLLEKIRNKGNYRHNSNVLEKGNGLLKVKRRPNKDCDSKQFVHCMYCKAMFGRKELWRHVRRCSSKPGSVSEHQGRTRVLGLAAMAESTSLQQISGGVWKLLSAMKQDDISSVVRNDFCILQLAQSFFNKHGNDPTKFEYIRQKLREIGRFLITLRSESSIYSLEEAIKPANFQHVIEAVKKVSGHDEEKNYYQRPSLALKLGHTLQKVCELIHCRGLMAEDEELIKSTETFRKLYTTKWSELISHRALSTMNEAKFNKPSTLPFTHDVQLLHKHLETTANAASENLKKTSSSQSYAELAKATLARVIIFNRRRAGEVSKMQLKSFQERENTLLHADVAVGLSKFEQKLCSHFSRVEIRGKRGRKVAVLLTPDMVDALTLLVNKRTECAVQDNCFLFARPKCQSHYRGQDCLRLYATQCGAQNPQHLRSTHLRKHVATLSQILNLKNNELDQVADFLGHDIRVHREYYRLPEATTQLAKISKLLLAMEKGCLPNFQGKSLDEIEIEDEINLTDGSDGTEPDSDTEDATLGTPRLNESQSIQPATEDNAGGSTDSISVGQVFTAAIKTSKKKSRTQWSKQEVTAVLKHFKDHITKGKLATMAECQQCKSAEDPVLAGRTVQNIRDFVRNRGITLKRKTMSN, encoded by the exons ATGGCTGGAGCTGAGAAATGTCTTCAATCATCAGACATTTCTTGTTCTGAAAATAAGaattactgttacatttgtgggAAACCACAGTCAAAAATATCTCGTCATTTAAAAACCCATTTGACTGAAGTTGAAGTTGCAGAAGCACTGTCATTTCCAAAACGCTCAAAAGAACGCAAAAGACTACTAGAAAAAATTCGGAACAAGGGGAACTATCGGCATAATTCCAATGTATTAGAGAAAGGAAATgggttgcttaaagtaaaacgaAGGCCAAACAAAGATTGTGATTCAAAACAGTTTGTGCATTGTATGTACTGCAAAGCAATGTTTGGGCGTAAAGAACTATGGCGACATGTGAGAAGATGTTCCTCAAAGCCAGGTTCAGTAAGTGAACATCAGGGACGGACCAGAGTGTTGGGTTTGGCTGCCATGGCAGAGTCTACATCTTTGCAGCAGATATCTGGAGGAGTTTGGAAGCTCTTGAGTGCAATGAAGCAAGATGACATATCTTCTGTTGTACGCAATGACTTCTGCATTCTTCAGCTAGCGCAGTCATTCTTCAACAAACATGGAAATGACCCTACCAAGTTTGAATATATTCGTCAGAAGCTTCGAGAAATTGGGAGGTTTTTGATAACATTGCGCAGTGAGTCCTCTATATACAGCCTTGAGGAAGCTATAAAACCAGCTAATTTCCAGCATGTTATTGAAGCTGTGAAGAAAGTGTCAGGTCATGACGAAGAAAAAAACTACTACCAAAGGCCAAGCCTAGCATTGAAATTGGGCCACACATTGCAAAAGGTCTGCGAGCTCATCCACTGCAGAGGTCTAATGGCAGAAGATGAAGAGTTAATTAAGTCaactgagacattcagaaagctATATACCACCAAGTGGTCTGAGCTAATATCACACAGGGCTTTAAGCACAATGAATGAAGCAAAATTCAATAAACCGTCAACACTGCCTTTCACTCATGATGTTCAGCTCCTTCATAAACACCTGGAAACTACTGCCAATGCAGCATCTGAAAACCTGAAAAAAACATCATCATCACAAAGTTATGCAGAACTTGCAAAAGCTACCCTTGCAAGGGTAATTATTTTCAATCGTAGGCGTGCCGGTGAAGTATCTAAAATGCAGCTCAAAAGCTTCCAGGAAAGAGAGAACACACTACTTCACGCAGATGTTGCAGTAGGTCTTTCCAAATTTGAGCAGAAACTCTGTAGTCATTTTAGTAGAGTTGAAATCAGAGGTAAAAGAGGTCGAAAGGTTGCTGTCCTCCTCACACCAGATATGGTAGATGCCCTAACACTTCTGGTGAATAAAAGAACAGAGTGTGCGGTTCAGGATAACTGCTTCTTGTTTGCTAGACCCAAATGCCAGAGTCATTACAGAGGTCAAGATTGCTTGCGGCTCTATGCAACTCAGTGTGGTGCTCAAAATCCACAACATCTCAGGTCAACACATTTGCGCAAACACGTGGCCACTCTATCACAAATTCTTAATTTGAAAAACAATGAATTAGATCAAGTTGCTGACTTCTTGGGGCACGATATTCGTGTACACCGTGAGTATTACAGGCTTCCAGAAGCGACAACTCAGCTGGCAAAAATATCCAAACTTCTGCTTGCTATGGAAAAAGGGTGTCTCCCTAACTTTCAAGGCAAATCACTCGATGAAATTGAAATTGAAG atgagatcaacttaactgatggcAGTGATGGAACTGAACCTGACAGTGATACAGAGGATGCTACCTTGGGCACACCAAGACTGAATG AAAGTCAAAGCATTCAGCCAGCTACAGAAGATAATGCTGGAGGCTCAACAGATTCCATCAGTG TGGGCCAGGTTTTTACAGCAGCAATTAAAACCTCAAAGAAGAAGTCGCGAACACAGTGGTCAAAACAGGAGGTGACAGCtgtattgaaacattttaaagaTCATATAACCAAAGGAAAACTGGCAACAATGGCAGAGTGTCAGCAGTGCAAGTCAGCTGAGGACCCTGTTCTGGCAGGGCGCACTGTACAAAATATAAGAGATTTTGTTAGAAATAGAGGGATCACACTAAAAAGGAAAACCATGTCTAAttga
- the LOC125729203 gene encoding uncharacterized protein LOC125729203 isoform X2 — translation MDKCSACFGPVAPLKWIGLRCKVCSKFWHKNCFAKFEKNDEEPLSWDIGFSSSDEEVSLSDEEYVPDSDSESCSSVELAAGYVNNVQNKCSSNEQNVKVATSECTKSQKTKLNQEGVSKGSQYLKAREVSCLNEDDLFCCLEELTSGESDNESDSSAEGTDLLSSTSQVKRLSEIKRSSKVDALINRSDRVSLPRKDHKTPTSEQQLEIIGGTSALDLPGDYKDVSVAGAKGNMAGAEKCLQSSDISCSENKNYCYICGKPQSKISRHLKTHLTEVEVAEALSFPKRSKERKRLLEKIRNKGNYRHNSNVLEKGNGLLKVKRRPNKDCDSKQFVHCMYCKAMFGRKELWRHVRRCSSKPGSVSEHQGRTRVLGLAAMAESTSLQQISGGVWKLLSAMKQDDISSVVRNDFCILQLAQSFFNKHGNDPTKFEYIRQKLREIGRFLITLRSESSIYSLEEAIKPANFQHVIEAVKKVSGHDEEKNYYQRPSLALKLGHTLQKVCELIHCRGLMAEDEELIKSTETFRKLYTTKWSELISHRALSTMNEAKFNKPSTLPFTHDVQLLHKHLETTANAASENLKKTSSSQSYAELAKATLARVIIFNRRRAGEVSKMQLKSFQERENTLLHADVAVGLSKFEQKLCSHFSRVEIRGKRGRKVAVLLTPDMVDALTLLVNKRTECAVQDNCFLFARPKCQSHYRGQDCLRLYATQCGAQNPQHLRSTHLRKHVATLSQILNLKNNELDQVADFLGHDIRVHREYYRLPEATTQLAKISKLLLAMEKGCLPNFQGKSLDEIEIEDEINLTDGSDGTEPDSDTEDATLGTPRLNESQSIQPATEDNAGGSTDSISGL, via the exons ATGGACAAATGTTCTGCATGTTTTGGACCTGTGGCGCCACTCAAGTGGATTGGTCTGAGGTGTAAAG TGTGCTCTAAATTTTGGCACAAGAACTGCTTTGCAAAATTTGAAAAGAATGATGAAGAACCACTTTCATGG GATATAGGATTTTCAAGTTCTGATGAGGAAGTGTCACTCTCAGATGAGGAATATGTCCCAGACTCAGACAGTGAATCGTGCAGTTCAGTGGAGTTAGCAGCAGGATATGTAAACAATGTCCAAAACAAATGTTCCTCAAATGAACAGAACGTGAAAGTTGCCACCTCAGAGTGCACCAAATCTCAGAAAACAAAGTTGAACCAGGAAGGTGTAAGCAAAGGTTCACAGTATTTGAAGGCCAGGGAAGTGTCTTGTTTAAATGAGGATGATTTATTTTGTTGTCTGGAGGAGTTGACAAGTGGAGAATCAGACAATGAGTCAGACAGTTCTGCAGAAGGGACAGATTTACTTTCAAGCACCAGTCAAGTTAAACGCCTTTCAGAGATCAAAAGATCATCAAAAGTTGACGCTTTAATTAATAGATCAGATCGTGTTTCTTTGCCCAGAAAAGACCATAAAACACCTACAAGTGAACAGCAGTTGGAAATAATAGGTGGTACTAGTGCACTTGATTTGCCTGGAGATTATAAGGATGTATCAGTGGCAGGAGCAAAGGGTAACATGGCTGGAGCTGAGAAATGTCTTCAATCATCAGACATTTCTTGTTCTGAAAATAAGaattactgttacatttgtgggAAACCACAGTCAAAAATATCTCGTCATTTAAAAACCCATTTGACTGAAGTTGAAGTTGCAGAAGCACTGTCATTTCCAAAACGCTCAAAAGAACGCAAAAGACTACTAGAAAAAATTCGGAACAAGGGGAACTATCGGCATAATTCCAATGTATTAGAGAAAGGAAATgggttgcttaaagtaaaacgaAGGCCAAACAAAGATTGTGATTCAAAACAGTTTGTGCATTGTATGTACTGCAAAGCAATGTTTGGGCGTAAAGAACTATGGCGACATGTGAGAAGATGTTCCTCAAAGCCAGGTTCAGTAAGTGAACATCAGGGACGGACCAGAGTGTTGGGTTTGGCTGCCATGGCAGAGTCTACATCTTTGCAGCAGATATCTGGAGGAGTTTGGAAGCTCTTGAGTGCAATGAAGCAAGATGACATATCTTCTGTTGTACGCAATGACTTCTGCATTCTTCAGCTAGCGCAGTCATTCTTCAACAAACATGGAAATGACCCTACCAAGTTTGAATATATTCGTCAGAAGCTTCGAGAAATTGGGAGGTTTTTGATAACATTGCGCAGTGAGTCCTCTATATACAGCCTTGAGGAAGCTATAAAACCAGCTAATTTCCAGCATGTTATTGAAGCTGTGAAGAAAGTGTCAGGTCATGACGAAGAAAAAAACTACTACCAAAGGCCAAGCCTAGCATTGAAATTGGGCCACACATTGCAAAAGGTCTGCGAGCTCATCCACTGCAGAGGTCTAATGGCAGAAGATGAAGAGTTAATTAAGTCaactgagacattcagaaagctATATACCACCAAGTGGTCTGAGCTAATATCACACAGGGCTTTAAGCACAATGAATGAAGCAAAATTCAATAAACCGTCAACACTGCCTTTCACTCATGATGTTCAGCTCCTTCATAAACACCTGGAAACTACTGCCAATGCAGCATCTGAAAACCTGAAAAAAACATCATCATCACAAAGTTATGCAGAACTTGCAAAAGCTACCCTTGCAAGGGTAATTATTTTCAATCGTAGGCGTGCCGGTGAAGTATCTAAAATGCAGCTCAAAAGCTTCCAGGAAAGAGAGAACACACTACTTCACGCAGATGTTGCAGTAGGTCTTTCCAAATTTGAGCAGAAACTCTGTAGTCATTTTAGTAGAGTTGAAATCAGAGGTAAAAGAGGTCGAAAGGTTGCTGTCCTCCTCACACCAGATATGGTAGATGCCCTAACACTTCTGGTGAATAAAAGAACAGAGTGTGCGGTTCAGGATAACTGCTTCTTGTTTGCTAGACCCAAATGCCAGAGTCATTACAGAGGTCAAGATTGCTTGCGGCTCTATGCAACTCAGTGTGGTGCTCAAAATCCACAACATCTCAGGTCAACACATTTGCGCAAACACGTGGCCACTCTATCACAAATTCTTAATTTGAAAAACAATGAATTAGATCAAGTTGCTGACTTCTTGGGGCACGATATTCGTGTACACCGTGAGTATTACAGGCTTCCAGAAGCGACAACTCAGCTGGCAAAAATATCCAAACTTCTGCTTGCTATGGAAAAAGGGTGTCTCCCTAACTTTCAAGGCAAATCACTCGATGAAATTGAAATTGAAG atgagatcaacttaactgatggcAGTGATGGAACTGAACCTGACAGTGATACAGAGGATGCTACCTTGGGCACACCAAGACTGAATG AAAGTCAAAGCATTCAGCCAGCTACAGAAGATAATGCTGGAGGCTCAACAGATTCCATCAGTG GTCTCTAG
- the LOC125729203 gene encoding uncharacterized protein LOC125729203 isoform X1, which produces MDKCSACFGPVAPLKWIGLRCKVCSKFWHKNCFAKFEKNDEEPLSWDIGFSSSDEEVSLSDEEYVPDSDSESCSSVELAAGYVNNVQNKCSSNEQNVKVATSECTKSQKTKLNQEGVSKGSQYLKAREVSCLNEDDLFCCLEELTSGESDNESDSSAEGTDLLSSTSQVKRLSEIKRSSKVDALINRSDRVSLPRKDHKTPTSEQQLEIIGGTSALDLPGDYKDVSVAGAKGNMAGAEKCLQSSDISCSENKNYCYICGKPQSKISRHLKTHLTEVEVAEALSFPKRSKERKRLLEKIRNKGNYRHNSNVLEKGNGLLKVKRRPNKDCDSKQFVHCMYCKAMFGRKELWRHVRRCSSKPGSVSEHQGRTRVLGLAAMAESTSLQQISGGVWKLLSAMKQDDISSVVRNDFCILQLAQSFFNKHGNDPTKFEYIRQKLREIGRFLITLRSESSIYSLEEAIKPANFQHVIEAVKKVSGHDEEKNYYQRPSLALKLGHTLQKVCELIHCRGLMAEDEELIKSTETFRKLYTTKWSELISHRALSTMNEAKFNKPSTLPFTHDVQLLHKHLETTANAASENLKKTSSSQSYAELAKATLARVIIFNRRRAGEVSKMQLKSFQERENTLLHADVAVGLSKFEQKLCSHFSRVEIRGKRGRKVAVLLTPDMVDALTLLVNKRTECAVQDNCFLFARPKCQSHYRGQDCLRLYATQCGAQNPQHLRSTHLRKHVATLSQILNLKNNELDQVADFLGHDIRVHREYYRLPEATTQLAKISKLLLAMEKGCLPNFQGKSLDEIEIEDEINLTDGSDGTEPDSDTEDATLGTPRLNESQSIQPATEDNAGGSTDSISVGQVFTAAIKTSKKKSRTQWSKQEVTAVLKHFKDHITKGKLATMAECQQCKSAEDPVLAGRTVQNIRDFVRNRGITLKRKTMSN; this is translated from the exons ATGGACAAATGTTCTGCATGTTTTGGACCTGTGGCGCCACTCAAGTGGATTGGTCTGAGGTGTAAAG TGTGCTCTAAATTTTGGCACAAGAACTGCTTTGCAAAATTTGAAAAGAATGATGAAGAACCACTTTCATGG GATATAGGATTTTCAAGTTCTGATGAGGAAGTGTCACTCTCAGATGAGGAATATGTCCCAGACTCAGACAGTGAATCGTGCAGTTCAGTGGAGTTAGCAGCAGGATATGTAAACAATGTCCAAAACAAATGTTCCTCAAATGAACAGAACGTGAAAGTTGCCACCTCAGAGTGCACCAAATCTCAGAAAACAAAGTTGAACCAGGAAGGTGTAAGCAAAGGTTCACAGTATTTGAAGGCCAGGGAAGTGTCTTGTTTAAATGAGGATGATTTATTTTGTTGTCTGGAGGAGTTGACAAGTGGAGAATCAGACAATGAGTCAGACAGTTCTGCAGAAGGGACAGATTTACTTTCAAGCACCAGTCAAGTTAAACGCCTTTCAGAGATCAAAAGATCATCAAAAGTTGACGCTTTAATTAATAGATCAGATCGTGTTTCTTTGCCCAGAAAAGACCATAAAACACCTACAAGTGAACAGCAGTTGGAAATAATAGGTGGTACTAGTGCACTTGATTTGCCTGGAGATTATAAGGATGTATCAGTGGCAGGAGCAAAGGGTAACATGGCTGGAGCTGAGAAATGTCTTCAATCATCAGACATTTCTTGTTCTGAAAATAAGaattactgttacatttgtgggAAACCACAGTCAAAAATATCTCGTCATTTAAAAACCCATTTGACTGAAGTTGAAGTTGCAGAAGCACTGTCATTTCCAAAACGCTCAAAAGAACGCAAAAGACTACTAGAAAAAATTCGGAACAAGGGGAACTATCGGCATAATTCCAATGTATTAGAGAAAGGAAATgggttgcttaaagtaaaacgaAGGCCAAACAAAGATTGTGATTCAAAACAGTTTGTGCATTGTATGTACTGCAAAGCAATGTTTGGGCGTAAAGAACTATGGCGACATGTGAGAAGATGTTCCTCAAAGCCAGGTTCAGTAAGTGAACATCAGGGACGGACCAGAGTGTTGGGTTTGGCTGCCATGGCAGAGTCTACATCTTTGCAGCAGATATCTGGAGGAGTTTGGAAGCTCTTGAGTGCAATGAAGCAAGATGACATATCTTCTGTTGTACGCAATGACTTCTGCATTCTTCAGCTAGCGCAGTCATTCTTCAACAAACATGGAAATGACCCTACCAAGTTTGAATATATTCGTCAGAAGCTTCGAGAAATTGGGAGGTTTTTGATAACATTGCGCAGTGAGTCCTCTATATACAGCCTTGAGGAAGCTATAAAACCAGCTAATTTCCAGCATGTTATTGAAGCTGTGAAGAAAGTGTCAGGTCATGACGAAGAAAAAAACTACTACCAAAGGCCAAGCCTAGCATTGAAATTGGGCCACACATTGCAAAAGGTCTGCGAGCTCATCCACTGCAGAGGTCTAATGGCAGAAGATGAAGAGTTAATTAAGTCaactgagacattcagaaagctATATACCACCAAGTGGTCTGAGCTAATATCACACAGGGCTTTAAGCACAATGAATGAAGCAAAATTCAATAAACCGTCAACACTGCCTTTCACTCATGATGTTCAGCTCCTTCATAAACACCTGGAAACTACTGCCAATGCAGCATCTGAAAACCTGAAAAAAACATCATCATCACAAAGTTATGCAGAACTTGCAAAAGCTACCCTTGCAAGGGTAATTATTTTCAATCGTAGGCGTGCCGGTGAAGTATCTAAAATGCAGCTCAAAAGCTTCCAGGAAAGAGAGAACACACTACTTCACGCAGATGTTGCAGTAGGTCTTTCCAAATTTGAGCAGAAACTCTGTAGTCATTTTAGTAGAGTTGAAATCAGAGGTAAAAGAGGTCGAAAGGTTGCTGTCCTCCTCACACCAGATATGGTAGATGCCCTAACACTTCTGGTGAATAAAAGAACAGAGTGTGCGGTTCAGGATAACTGCTTCTTGTTTGCTAGACCCAAATGCCAGAGTCATTACAGAGGTCAAGATTGCTTGCGGCTCTATGCAACTCAGTGTGGTGCTCAAAATCCACAACATCTCAGGTCAACACATTTGCGCAAACACGTGGCCACTCTATCACAAATTCTTAATTTGAAAAACAATGAATTAGATCAAGTTGCTGACTTCTTGGGGCACGATATTCGTGTACACCGTGAGTATTACAGGCTTCCAGAAGCGACAACTCAGCTGGCAAAAATATCCAAACTTCTGCTTGCTATGGAAAAAGGGTGTCTCCCTAACTTTCAAGGCAAATCACTCGATGAAATTGAAATTGAAG atgagatcaacttaactgatggcAGTGATGGAACTGAACCTGACAGTGATACAGAGGATGCTACCTTGGGCACACCAAGACTGAATG AAAGTCAAAGCATTCAGCCAGCTACAGAAGATAATGCTGGAGGCTCAACAGATTCCATCAGTG TGGGCCAGGTTTTTACAGCAGCAATTAAAACCTCAAAGAAGAAGTCGCGAACACAGTGGTCAAAACAGGAGGTGACAGCtgtattgaaacattttaaagaTCATATAACCAAAGGAAAACTGGCAACAATGGCAGAGTGTCAGCAGTGCAAGTCAGCTGAGGACCCTGTTCTGGCAGGGCGCACTGTACAAAATATAAGAGATTTTGTTAGAAATAGAGGGATCACACTAAAAAGGAAAACCATGTCTAAttga